Proteins encoded together in one Streptomyces sp. NBC_01216 window:
- a CDS encoding bifunctional phosphatase PAP2/diacylglycerol kinase family protein, translating to MNTRTSGRLRQVLGRADLRLFEQVARRSWPGADRVLPRLSKSADHGLLWFGVGAGMWAVGGVRGRRAAVRAVASLALASATVNTLAKGAVRRERPLIDVVPVVRHLARRPITSSFPSGHSASAAAFAAGAALESRGWGAALLPVAASVAFSRVYTGVHYPSDVVVGALLGVGAAAVLKGPSPNHTRQPPPARPRVDAPALPEGEGLVVVVNPSSGSQPQLTEPARQIETSLPKAEVVRYDESAGPLPEVLDRAAADAAARGGALGVCGGDGTVNAAVAPALRYGVPLLVLPGGTFNHFAADLGVETLVDGCAAVTAGQAVQADVGRVRRLSPAGVAPKGAPDDPDYFLNTFSLGVYPELVRLRERWSPRIGGTAAAVVGTVKVLRGARPLRASVNGVPRSMWLLFAGNGAYRSIGLAPVRREEMADGLLDVRVAHGGRFARTRLLATALAGGVARTRVYASARPHRVRITGLPADTPMACDGEVMPAPADMLIDKLPKALTVYRPVDG from the coding sequence ATGAACACGAGGACGAGCGGGCGACTGCGCCAGGTGCTGGGACGTGCGGACCTGAGGCTGTTCGAGCAGGTGGCGAGGCGGTCGTGGCCGGGCGCCGACCGGGTCCTTCCCCGGCTGAGCAAGAGCGCGGACCACGGGCTGCTGTGGTTCGGCGTCGGCGCGGGCATGTGGGCCGTGGGCGGCGTGCGCGGCAGGCGGGCGGCGGTCCGCGCGGTCGCCTCGCTCGCCCTGGCATCGGCGACGGTCAACACCCTCGCCAAGGGCGCCGTGCGACGCGAGCGCCCGCTGATCGACGTGGTGCCGGTCGTGCGACACCTGGCGCGCCGGCCGATCACCAGTTCCTTTCCCTCGGGGCACTCCGCCTCGGCCGCCGCCTTCGCGGCGGGTGCGGCGCTGGAGTCCCGGGGCTGGGGAGCGGCCCTGCTTCCGGTCGCCGCGTCGGTGGCCTTCTCCCGTGTGTACACCGGGGTGCACTACCCCAGCGACGTCGTGGTGGGCGCGCTGCTCGGGGTCGGGGCGGCGGCGGTCCTGAAGGGCCCGTCGCCGAACCACACCCGGCAGCCCCCGCCGGCCCGGCCGCGGGTGGACGCTCCGGCGCTGCCCGAGGGCGAGGGGCTCGTCGTCGTGGTCAACCCGTCCTCCGGCTCGCAGCCCCAGTTGACGGAACCGGCCCGGCAGATCGAGACGTCGCTGCCGAAGGCGGAGGTCGTCCGCTACGACGAGTCGGCCGGGCCGCTGCCGGAGGTACTTGACCGTGCCGCCGCGGACGCGGCGGCACGGGGCGGCGCTCTGGGGGTGTGCGGTGGGGACGGCACGGTGAACGCCGCCGTGGCGCCGGCGCTGCGGTACGGTGTCCCGCTGCTCGTGCTGCCCGGCGGGACGTTCAACCACTTCGCCGCCGACCTGGGGGTGGAGACGCTCGTCGACGGGTGCGCGGCCGTGACGGCGGGGCAGGCCGTCCAGGCGGACGTCGGGCGGGTGCGGCGGCTGTCGCCCGCGGGCGTCGCCCCGAAGGGTGCGCCGGATGATCCCGACTACTTCCTCAACACCTTCAGCCTGGGCGTGTACCCCGAGCTGGTCCGGCTCCGCGAGCGCTGGTCGCCCCGGATCGGCGGGACGGCCGCGGCGGTCGTCGGCACGGTGAAGGTCCTGCGTGGAGCCCGCCCGCTGAGGGCCTCGGTGAACGGCGTGCCGCGTTCGATGTGGCTGCTGTTCGCCGGCAACGGCGCGTACCGGAGCATCGGTCTCGCCCCGGTGCGCCGGGAGGAGATGGCCGACGGTCTGCTGGACGTGCGCGTCGCCCACGGCGGCCGGTTCGCCCGGACCCGGCTGCTGGCCACGGCGCTCGCGGGCGGGGTGGCCCGGACGCGGGTGTACGCGTCGGCGCGTCCGCACCGCGTGAGGATCACCGGACTGCCGGCGGACACCCCGATGGCCTGTGACGGCGAGGTGATGCCCGCGCCCGCGGACATGCTGATCGACAAGCTGCCGAAGGCGCTGACCGTCTACCGCCCCGTGGACGGCTGA
- a CDS encoding cyclopropane-fatty-acyl-phospholipid synthase family protein, producing the protein MTVSYSPTHQSAAPPAPWAVDPERWPDVAHPPRASAPRTAVARRIIERALTRIPLRIRHGGDGHPTGGVPLQTGALPTLTLHRPELFHRRIGADGLIGFGESYMAGEWDTDDLVGTLTVLASHVDDLVPAPLRRLRGAWARRRPEQHRNTPEGARDNIHRHYDLSNDLFTLFLDPSMSYSSAVFAAFPASPATFTAAQHRKIDRLLDLADVGPGTRLLEIGTGWGELAIRAAARGARVLTVTLSEEQRDLARRRVAAAGLSDRVTVELRDYRHVQGSFDAVVSVEMIEAVGAEYWTAYFSALRGLLAPGGRVALQAITMPHERMLVTSRTHTWISKYIFPGGLIPSREAIARESAAAGLTIVEDIGYGDHYAETLRLWREEFDRQAASVAALGFDAVFRRMWDFYLAYSEAGFRSRYLDVRQILLSADPTPETVR; encoded by the coding sequence GTGACCGTCTCGTACTCCCCGACGCACCAGAGCGCCGCCCCGCCCGCACCGTGGGCCGTCGACCCGGAGCGCTGGCCGGACGTCGCCCACCCGCCCCGCGCGTCGGCGCCGCGCACCGCCGTCGCCCGGCGGATCATCGAACGCGCCCTCACCCGGATCCCGCTGCGGATACGGCACGGCGGCGACGGACACCCCACCGGCGGGGTCCCCCTCCAGACGGGCGCGCTGCCCACGCTCACCCTCCACCGGCCCGAGCTCTTCCACCGCCGGATCGGCGCGGACGGCCTCATCGGCTTCGGCGAGTCCTACATGGCCGGCGAATGGGACACCGACGACCTCGTCGGCACCCTCACCGTGCTCGCCTCACACGTCGACGACCTCGTCCCGGCCCCGCTGCGCCGCCTGCGCGGAGCCTGGGCGCGCCGCCGGCCCGAGCAGCACCGCAACACGCCCGAGGGCGCCCGGGACAACATCCACCGCCACTACGACCTGTCCAACGACCTGTTCACCCTGTTCCTCGACCCGAGCATGTCCTACTCCTCCGCGGTCTTCGCCGCCTTCCCGGCCTCGCCGGCCACCTTCACCGCCGCCCAGCACCGCAAGATCGACCGGCTGCTCGACCTCGCGGACGTCGGACCGGGCACCCGGCTCCTGGAGATCGGCACCGGCTGGGGCGAGCTGGCCATCCGGGCCGCGGCCCGGGGCGCCCGGGTGCTCACCGTCACCCTCTCCGAGGAACAGCGCGACCTGGCGCGCCGACGCGTCGCCGCCGCCGGCCTGTCCGACCGTGTCACCGTCGAACTCCGTGACTACCGGCACGTCCAGGGCTCCTTCGACGCCGTCGTCAGCGTCGAGATGATCGAAGCCGTCGGCGCCGAGTACTGGACGGCCTACTTCTCCGCCCTGCGCGGGCTCCTCGCCCCCGGCGGACGGGTGGCCCTCCAGGCCATCACCATGCCGCACGAGCGGATGCTCGTCACCTCCCGCACCCACACCTGGATCAGCAAGTACATCTTCCCCGGGGGTCTGATCCCCTCGCGCGAGGCCATCGCCCGGGAGAGCGCCGCGGCCGGACTGACGATCGTCGAGGACATCGGCTACGGGGACCACTACGCGGAGACCCTGCGCCTGTGGCGCGAGGAGTTCGACCGCCAGGCCGCCTCCGTCGCCGCGCTCGGCTTCGACGCCGTCTTCCGCCGCATGTGGGACTTCTACCTCGCCTACTCCGAGGCCGGCTTCCGCTCCCGCTACCTCGACGTCCGCCAGATCCTGCTCAGCGCCGACCCCACGCCGGAGACCGTCCGATGA
- a CDS encoding DUF1295 domain-containing protein: MTPLDWDAFGWNLAGSAGAALAVMLVTFAVATVKGLHRIVDVAWGVAFAAVALTSWLLSAGYGDEGRRLAVTLATAVWGLRLAVHIARRGRGHGEDPRYARMLARAPGDPRLYALRKVYLLQGALVWLVSLPVQAAAYLPDALGPTAALGLLLWATGLLFEAVGDHQLARFKTDPAHRGRIMDRGLWSWTRHPNYFGDFLVWWGVYLLACASWQTAALTLVSPLVMSGLLIWGSGKRLLEAHMANRPGFAEYAARTSGFFPRPPRREAG, from the coding sequence ATGACCCCGCTGGACTGGGACGCCTTCGGCTGGAATCTCGCCGGTTCGGCCGGCGCCGCGCTCGCCGTCATGCTGGTCACCTTCGCCGTCGCCACCGTCAAGGGACTGCACCGGATCGTCGACGTCGCCTGGGGAGTCGCTTTCGCCGCGGTCGCGCTCACCAGCTGGCTGCTGTCGGCCGGGTACGGCGACGAGGGCCGACGGCTCGCGGTCACGCTCGCCACCGCCGTGTGGGGACTGCGCCTCGCCGTGCACATCGCCCGGCGCGGACGCGGTCACGGCGAGGACCCGCGCTACGCCCGGATGCTCGCCCGCGCCCCGGGCGACCCGCGGCTGTACGCCCTGCGCAAGGTCTACCTCCTCCAAGGCGCCCTCGTCTGGCTGGTCTCGCTGCCCGTGCAGGCCGCCGCCTACCTCCCCGACGCGCTCGGGCCGACGGCCGCGCTCGGCCTGCTGCTGTGGGCCACCGGTCTGCTCTTCGAGGCGGTCGGAGACCACCAGCTCGCGCGCTTCAAGACCGACCCCGCCCATCGCGGCCGGATCATGGACCGAGGGCTGTGGAGCTGGACGCGGCACCCCAACTACTTCGGAGACTTCCTCGTCTGGTGGGGCGTCTACCTGCTGGCCTGCGCGAGCTGGCAGACCGCCGCCCTCACGCTCGTCTCACCCCTGGTGATGAGCGGCCTGCTGATCTGGGGCAGCGGGAAACGCCTGCTGGAGGCCCACATGGCGAACCGTCCGGGCTTCGCCGAGTACGCGGCCCGCACCAGTGGCTTCTTCCCGCGCCCGCCCCGCCGGGAGGCCGGATGA
- a CDS encoding STAS domain-containing protein encodes MSTTSSAPILTAIPLPVLCAPGADTAPGVIAVQSCTGIGTTGLLVRLAGEVDHHSCAPLRAILASSAGAGVTGLVLDVARVTFCDSGLLGVLDQWTAMGGTYRIDAPPPPVLRLLRASAGTLRPPPRTPSGSAGR; translated from the coding sequence GTGAGCACCACGAGCAGCGCGCCGATACTGACCGCCATCCCCCTGCCCGTCCTGTGCGCCCCGGGCGCGGACACCGCGCCCGGGGTCATAGCCGTCCAGTCCTGTACGGGCATCGGCACCACCGGCCTCCTGGTCCGCCTGGCGGGGGAAGTCGACCACCACAGTTGTGCCCCACTGCGGGCGATACTCGCCTCGTCCGCCGGGGCCGGCGTCACCGGACTGGTCCTGGACGTCGCCCGGGTGACGTTCTGCGACTCCGGCCTCCTCGGCGTCCTGGACCAGTGGACCGCGATGGGCGGGACCTACCGCATCGACGCGCCGCCCCCGCCCGTCCTGCGACTGCTGCGAGCCTCCGCGGGCACCCTGCGGCCCCCGCCGCGCACCCCGTCGGGGTCCGCCGGACGCTGA
- a CDS encoding sulfite oxidase, whose protein sequence is MDGPLSEISTAGRLADPHEGISAHELALATRNHGMPLEALHYRLTPPGLHYVLVHYDIPVLDETSWRLTVTGRVREPLTLDLADLRALPAVTHRVTMECAGNGRALLSPRPVSQPWLVEAVGTAEWTGVPLRVLLAEAGVGQEAVEAVFTGADHGVERGVEQDYRRSLPLDVALGTAPEVLVAYAMNGGPLPPQHGHPVRLVVPGWYGMAHVKWLRDITLTDRPFTGFQQAEAYRYRTTPQEPGEPVRTIAPRALMVPPGFPDFMSRTRVVRPGPVSLVGRAWSGHAPVARVQVSADGGAFWTDAELTAEPGHPWAWSAWHALWNATPGIRHLTVRATDADGNTQPLTEPWNRGGFGNNLVQRVEVLCAPEEPDAG, encoded by the coding sequence ATGGACGGACCCCTCAGTGAGATCAGCACAGCGGGGCGACTGGCCGACCCCCACGAAGGCATCAGTGCCCACGAACTCGCTCTCGCCACGCGGAACCACGGAATGCCGCTGGAGGCGCTGCACTACCGGCTCACCCCGCCCGGCCTGCACTACGTCCTGGTCCACTACGACATTCCGGTCCTGGACGAGACCTCGTGGCGGCTGACCGTCACCGGACGGGTCCGCGAGCCGCTCACCCTGGACCTCGCCGACCTGCGGGCCCTCCCGGCCGTCACCCACCGGGTCACGATGGAATGCGCGGGCAACGGCCGGGCACTGCTCTCGCCGCGCCCGGTCAGCCAGCCCTGGCTCGTCGAGGCCGTCGGCACCGCCGAATGGACGGGTGTCCCGCTGCGCGTCCTGCTCGCCGAGGCGGGGGTCGGACAGGAAGCCGTCGAGGCCGTCTTCACCGGCGCCGACCACGGCGTGGAGCGCGGAGTCGAACAGGACTACCGCCGGAGCCTCCCGCTGGACGTCGCCCTCGGCACCGCGCCGGAGGTCCTCGTGGCGTACGCGATGAACGGCGGCCCGCTTCCCCCGCAGCACGGCCACCCCGTCCGGCTCGTCGTCCCCGGCTGGTACGGCATGGCCCATGTGAAGTGGCTGCGCGACATCACGCTCACCGACCGCCCGTTCACCGGATTCCAGCAGGCCGAGGCATACCGGTACCGGACCACCCCGCAGGAGCCGGGGGAGCCCGTCCGCACCATCGCGCCCCGCGCGCTGATGGTCCCTCCCGGCTTCCCCGACTTCATGTCCCGCACCCGGGTGGTCCGGCCGGGCCCCGTCAGCCTCGTCGGCCGCGCCTGGTCCGGGCACGCGCCGGTGGCGCGGGTCCAGGTCAGCGCGGACGGCGGCGCCTTCTGGACCGACGCCGAACTCACCGCGGAGCCCGGCCACCCCTGGGCCTGGTCGGCCTGGCACGCCCTCTGGAACGCCACCCCCGGGATACGCCATCTCACCGTCCGCGCCACCGATGCCGACGGGAACACCCAACCGCTGACCGAGCCGTGGAACCGCGGCGGATTCGGCAACAACCTGGTCCAGCGCGTCGAAGTGCTGTGCGCCCCCGAGGAGCCGGACGCCGGGTAG
- a CDS encoding alpha/beta hydrolase, which translates to MTAGADHTEASAGRGRPLVPRTSPAVPSAAVLLLHGGRADGLERPSPLGLAALRMRPFAAAITRATRGRDVLVAEVRYRHRGWNGDRRDAARDAEAALARLRERAGEVPVVLVGHSMGGRAALSAAADPLVRGVVALAPWCPPGEPVDHLAGRRLFLLHDERDRITSAAESWVFVRRARLAGADAVGIPMASGGHAMLRGAGAWHRRAAELAAGLLMSG; encoded by the coding sequence ATGACAGCCGGGGCCGATCACACGGAGGCGTCGGCGGGCCGCGGCCGGCCGCTCGTTCCCCGCACGTCTCCCGCCGTTCCGTCGGCGGCCGTGCTGCTGCTGCACGGCGGGCGCGCGGACGGCCTCGAGAGGCCGTCGCCGCTCGGCCTCGCCGCGCTGCGGATGCGGCCCTTCGCGGCGGCGATCACCCGCGCCACGCGCGGCCGGGACGTCCTGGTCGCCGAGGTGCGCTACCGGCATCGCGGCTGGAACGGCGACCGCCGCGACGCCGCCCGTGACGCGGAGGCCGCGCTCGCCCGTCTGCGGGAACGGGCCGGAGAGGTGCCCGTCGTGCTCGTCGGGCACTCGATGGGCGGCCGCGCGGCGCTCAGCGCCGCCGCCGACCCGCTGGTCCGCGGGGTGGTGGCGCTCGCCCCCTGGTGCCCGCCGGGCGAGCCCGTGGACCACCTCGCGGGCCGCCGGCTTTTCCTCCTCCACGACGAACGCGACCGGATCACCTCCGCGGCCGAGTCCTGGGTTTTCGTCCGCCGCGCGCGCCTCGCGGGCGCCGACGCCGTCGGCATCCCGATGGCCTCGGGCGGCCACGCCATGCTCCGGGGCGCGGGCGCCTGGCACCGGCGCGCGGCCGAACTGGCCGCCGGTCTGCTCATGTCGGGCTGA
- a CDS encoding DUF1365 domain-containing protein translates to MTALPARSLAARVPALYECTVAHARVSPVRHAFRRRTYLWLVDIDDLPRLPRVLRPLARFDARDHFGGKAPTLRAGLRSFLRAQGMTHADGPVVMLAHARVLGHVFNPLTLYWCHDRAGTPVCVVAEVHNTYGERHCYLLRPDEHGAADVPKDFYVSPFFAVEGSYRMRLPLPGDRLDLTVQLRHDDGTRPFTATVRGRHRPAGPRALLRLALTHPWSTAAVSAGIRFHGVLLFLRGLPVRPRPAHPTQEGIL, encoded by the coding sequence GTGACCGCCCTCCCCGCCCGGTCGCTCGCGGCCCGCGTCCCCGCGCTCTACGAGTGCACCGTCGCGCACGCCCGGGTCAGCCCCGTCCGCCACGCCTTCCGCCGCCGGACCTACCTGTGGCTGGTGGACATCGACGACCTGCCCCGGCTGCCCCGCGTCCTGCGCCCGCTGGCCCGCTTCGACGCCCGCGACCACTTCGGCGGGAAGGCCCCCACCCTGCGGGCCGGGCTCCGGTCGTTCCTGCGCGCCCAGGGCATGACCCACGCCGACGGGCCCGTCGTCATGCTCGCGCACGCCCGGGTCCTCGGACACGTCTTCAACCCCCTGACGCTCTACTGGTGCCACGACCGCGCCGGAACACCCGTCTGCGTCGTCGCCGAGGTCCACAACACCTACGGCGAACGCCACTGCTATCTGCTCCGCCCCGACGAGCACGGCGCCGCCGACGTCCCGAAGGACTTCTACGTCTCCCCCTTCTTCGCCGTCGAGGGCTCGTACCGCATGCGGCTGCCGCTCCCCGGCGACCGGCTCGACCTGACCGTGCAGCTGCGGCACGACGACGGCACCCGCCCCTTCACCGCGACCGTACGGGGCAGGCACCGGCCCGCCGGACCGCGCGCGCTGCTCCGGCTCGCCCTGACCCATCCCTGGTCGACAGCCGCCGTGTCGGCCGGCATCCGCTTCCACGGCGTCCTGCTGTTCCTCCGCGGACTCCCGGTCCGCCCCCGCCCCGCCCACCCCACGCAAGAAGGCATCCTGTGA
- a CDS encoding cyclopropane-fatty-acyl-phospholipid synthase family protein, with product MTSAAQLLAGALAPVFPGPLPVRLRAWDGSEAGPGDAPLVLVRTPRALRRLLWQPGELGLAEAYIAGEIDVDGDLGDSLTQVWEYVREQGTVRPRPADLARAAGVALRLGALGPRPAPPTAPRAELRGRPHSTARDRAAISHHYDLSNDFYEALLDPSMAYSCAYWTRPESPGYGLADAQRDKLDLVCRKLGLEPGTRLLDIGCGWGSLTVHAARAYKAEVTAVTLSARQRDAVRDRVAREGLADQVDVRLMHYRDIPGGGYDAVSAIEMGEHVGDAEYPAFAAQLHGLLRPRGRLLVQQMSRGANRPGGGAFIETYIAPDMHMRPVGQTLQLLESAGLEVRSAESLREHYAWTIDAWHRTLEEGWERFVDLVGAPTARVWRLYLVGSGLAFAQNRMGVDQILAVRPEPGGAGGLPATPVWHTPGDGR from the coding sequence ATGACCTCTGCAGCCCAGCTCCTGGCCGGTGCCCTCGCGCCCGTCTTCCCCGGCCCGCTCCCCGTCCGGCTGCGCGCCTGGGACGGCAGCGAGGCGGGCCCCGGCGACGCCCCCCTGGTCCTCGTCCGCACCCCGCGCGCGCTGCGGAGACTGCTCTGGCAGCCAGGCGAACTCGGCCTGGCCGAGGCGTACATCGCGGGTGAGATCGACGTCGACGGCGACCTCGGCGACAGCCTCACCCAGGTGTGGGAGTACGTACGGGAGCAGGGCACCGTCCGGCCCCGTCCCGCCGACCTCGCCCGCGCGGCCGGCGTCGCCCTGCGCCTCGGCGCCCTCGGCCCGAGGCCCGCCCCACCCACCGCCCCGCGTGCCGAACTCCGCGGCCGGCCGCACTCCACCGCCCGCGACCGCGCCGCCATCAGTCACCACTACGACCTGTCGAACGACTTCTACGAAGCCCTTCTCGACCCGTCGATGGCCTACTCCTGCGCCTACTGGACCCGCCCCGAGTCGCCTGGCTACGGCCTCGCCGACGCCCAGCGCGACAAGCTCGACCTCGTCTGCCGCAAGCTCGGCCTCGAACCCGGTACGCGTCTGCTCGACATCGGCTGCGGCTGGGGATCGCTGACCGTGCACGCCGCCCGCGCCTACAAGGCCGAGGTCACCGCCGTCACTCTCTCGGCCCGCCAGCGCGACGCCGTCCGGGACCGGGTGGCCCGCGAAGGGCTCGCCGACCAGGTCGACGTCCGGCTGATGCACTACCGCGACATCCCGGGCGGCGGTTACGACGCCGTCTCGGCGATCGAGATGGGCGAACACGTCGGCGACGCCGAGTACCCGGCGTTCGCGGCGCAGCTGCACGGCCTGCTCCGGCCCCGCGGGCGACTGCTGGTCCAGCAGATGTCCCGCGGCGCGAACCGACCCGGCGGCGGCGCCTTCATCGAGACGTACATCGCCCCGGACATGCACATGCGGCCGGTCGGGCAGACGCTGCAGCTGCTGGAGTCCGCCGGTCTCGAAGTCCGCTCCGCGGAATCCCTGCGGGAGCACTACGCCTGGACGATCGACGCCTGGCATCGGACCCTGGAGGAGGGGTGGGAACGCTTCGTCGACCTCGTCGGCGCGCCCACCGCCCGGGTGTGGCGACTCTACCTCGTCGGCAGCGGCCTGGCGTTCGCCCAGAACCGCATGGGGGTCGACCAGATCCTCGCGGTCCGCCCGGAACCGGGCGGCGCCGGCGGCCTGCCCGCGACACCGGTCTGGCACACACCCGGAGACGGACGATGA
- a CDS encoding NAD(P)/FAD-dependent oxidoreductase, whose product MDRRRVAVVGGGVAGLTAAHVLRKAYDVVLYEADDRLGGHAHTHELPTRDGGTVHVDSGFIVHNERTYPHLLRLFRELGVTTRESEMSMSVRCDGCGLEYAGARGPAGLFGGGNLRRGRHLRMLAEVPRFHRAARRLLESGDTTQTLGEFLERRRFSPYFVGHFVVPLVSAVWSCAPDTALLYPASYLFRFLSHHGLLSVTGSPRWRTVAGGSATYVARAAKQLTAVRTATPVRAVTRSAGLAHVTTDDGDTREYAAVVVATHPDQALRLLADPTEDERRVLGAFTYSRNPTVLHHDTSLLPRSEHARASWNYWLPSCAARPDTVQVSYDMNRLQRLPTAEPHIVTLNAGDRVDPSAVIARMVYEHPVYTPRSVAAQRELPLLNTPVTAFAGAYHGWGFHEDGCRAGVAAAESLGVRW is encoded by the coding sequence ATGGACCGACGGAGAGTCGCTGTGGTGGGCGGGGGCGTGGCGGGGCTGACGGCCGCACACGTGCTGCGGAAGGCGTACGACGTGGTGCTGTACGAGGCGGACGACCGCCTCGGCGGCCACGCCCACACCCACGAACTGCCGACCCGGGACGGCGGCACGGTCCACGTGGACAGCGGCTTCATCGTCCACAACGAGCGCACCTACCCGCATCTGCTCCGCCTCTTCCGCGAACTCGGCGTCACCACCCGGGAATCCGAGATGAGCATGTCCGTCCGGTGCGACGGCTGCGGCCTGGAGTACGCGGGAGCCCGCGGACCCGCGGGACTGTTCGGCGGCGGCAACCTGCGGCGCGGACGCCATCTGCGGATGCTCGCCGAAGTGCCCCGCTTCCACCGCGCCGCACGACGACTGCTCGAATCCGGCGACACCACGCAGACCCTCGGCGAGTTCCTCGAAAGGCGCCGGTTCTCCCCCTACTTCGTCGGCCACTTCGTCGTGCCGCTGGTCTCGGCCGTCTGGTCCTGCGCCCCCGACACGGCCCTGCTCTACCCCGCCTCGTACCTGTTCCGCTTCCTGTCCCACCACGGGCTGCTGTCCGTCACCGGGTCGCCGCGGTGGCGGACGGTCGCGGGCGGGTCCGCCACCTACGTCGCGCGCGCGGCGAAACAACTCACCGCGGTCCGCACCGCCACCCCCGTCCGCGCCGTCACGCGGTCCGCCGGCCTCGCCCACGTCACCACGGACGACGGCGACACCCGGGAGTACGCGGCCGTCGTCGTCGCCACCCACCCCGACCAGGCACTGCGGCTCCTCGCGGACCCCACCGAGGACGAACGCCGGGTCCTCGGAGCCTTCACCTACTCCCGCAACCCCACCGTGCTGCACCACGACACCTCGCTGCTGCCCCGCTCGGAGCACGCGCGGGCCTCCTGGAACTACTGGCTCCCCTCCTGCGCCGCCCGGCCCGACACCGTCCAGGTCAGCTACGACATGAACCGGCTCCAGCGGCTGCCGACCGCCGAACCGCACATCGTCACCCTCAACGCGGGCGACCGCGTCGACCCCTCCGCCGTCATCGCCCGCATGGTGTACGAACACCCCGTCTACACCCCGCGGTCCGTCGCCGCGCAGCGTGAACTGCCCCTCCTCAACACCCCGGTCACCGCCTTCGCCGGCGCCTACCACGGCTGGGGCTTCCACGAGGACGGCTGCCGCGCCGGTGTCGCCGCGGCCGAGAGCCTGGGGGTGCGCTGGTGA